One window of the Natrinema sp. CBA1119 genome contains the following:
- the trpE gene encoding anthranilate synthase component I: MDDSTATVSEPPTVDIDRETFREHAGSSADRSDRPTVVRTVATLDVETTPLAAYAALTGRTAASDRERAPYAFLLESAEKTASSDPDGAFRPSAADAERHARYSYVGYDPEAVVTVESGEATVEALSENAPLAAMQSEADGDTVDALRTAMPDVRLANMPDHDRQHLEGGLVGFLAYDAVYDLWLEEVGCERPDSRFPDAQFLLTTKTLAFDERDGTLSLVFTPVLEADDDPDEVYDALRDEAAAVAATLRGAERPETGGFVRDGEIAGSKANYEESVRRAKEHVLDGDIYQGVISRTRELYGDVDPLGFYEAMRDVNPSPYMYLLDHDELTVVGASPETLISVRGREVMSNPIAGTCDRGSSPVEDRRLAGEMLADGKERAEHTMLVDLARNDVRRVSEPGSVRVDEFMNVLKYSHVQHIESTVTGTLADDADSFDATRASFPAGTLSGAPKIRAMEIIDDLESDPRGLYGGGVGYYSWTGDADFAIVIRTATVEDEGDRDRITVQAGAGLVADSDPTAEYEETEQKMGGVLAALEAIELPTGDDDSSPDEPDATAEVSR; encoded by the coding sequence ATGGACGATTCTACCGCCACCGTATCCGAGCCGCCAACGGTCGACATCGATCGGGAGACGTTCCGCGAGCACGCGGGGTCGAGCGCCGACCGCTCGGACCGACCCACCGTCGTTCGCACCGTCGCCACCCTCGACGTCGAGACGACCCCGCTCGCTGCCTACGCGGCGCTTACCGGCCGGACGGCCGCAAGTGACCGCGAGCGCGCGCCGTACGCCTTCCTGCTCGAGAGCGCCGAGAAGACCGCCTCGAGCGACCCGGACGGAGCCTTCCGTCCGAGCGCCGCGGACGCAGAGCGCCACGCGCGGTACTCCTACGTCGGATACGATCCCGAGGCCGTCGTGACGGTCGAGTCCGGCGAGGCGACCGTCGAGGCCCTCTCAGAGAATGCGCCGCTCGCGGCGATGCAATCTGAAGCCGACGGAGATACCGTCGACGCGCTCCGAACCGCGATGCCGGATGTCCGTCTCGCGAACATGCCCGACCACGACCGTCAGCATCTCGAGGGCGGGCTGGTCGGCTTCCTGGCCTACGACGCGGTCTACGACCTCTGGCTCGAGGAAGTCGGCTGCGAGCGGCCCGACTCCCGGTTCCCGGACGCGCAGTTCCTCCTGACGACGAAAACGCTGGCGTTCGACGAACGCGACGGCACGCTCTCGCTGGTCTTTACGCCCGTCCTCGAGGCCGACGACGACCCGGACGAGGTATACGACGCGCTCCGGGACGAAGCCGCTGCGGTGGCGGCGACGCTTCGCGGGGCCGAGCGGCCCGAGACAGGCGGGTTCGTCCGCGACGGCGAGATCGCGGGTTCGAAGGCGAACTACGAGGAAAGCGTCCGCCGAGCCAAAGAGCACGTCCTCGACGGGGACATCTATCAGGGCGTCATCTCCCGGACGCGAGAGCTGTACGGTGATGTCGACCCGCTCGGCTTCTACGAGGCCATGCGGGACGTGAACCCGTCGCCGTACATGTACCTGCTCGATCACGACGAGCTCACCGTCGTCGGCGCCAGCCCCGAGACGCTGATCTCCGTCCGCGGGCGCGAGGTCATGTCTAACCCCATCGCCGGCACCTGCGACCGCGGCTCGAGTCCCGTCGAGGACCGCCGCCTCGCGGGCGAGATGCTGGCCGACGGGAAGGAACGCGCCGAGCATACGATGTTGGTCGATCTCGCGCGAAACGACGTTCGTCGGGTTTCGGAGCCAGGATCGGTCCGCGTCGACGAGTTCATGAACGTCCTCAAGTACAGCCACGTCCAGCACATCGAGTCGACGGTGACGGGGACGCTGGCCGACGATGCCGATTCGTTCGACGCGACGCGAGCGTCCTTCCCCGCTGGCACCCTCTCGGGCGCGCCGAAGATCCGAGCGATGGAGATCATCGACGACCTCGAGTCCGATCCCCGTGGTCTCTACGGCGGCGGCGTCGGCTACTACTCGTGGACCGGCGACGCGGACTTCGCGATCGTGATTCGGACGGCGACCGTCGAGGACGAGGGCGACCGCGATCGAATCACGGTCCAGGCCGGCGCGGGGCTGGTCGCCGACAGCGATCCCACCGCCGAGTACGAGGAGACCGAGCAGAAGATGGGCGGCGTCCTCGCCGCGCTCGAGGCGATCGAACTGCCGACCGGTGACGATGACTCGAGTCCGGACGAGCCCGACGCGACGGCGGAGGTGAGCCGATGA
- a CDS encoding AsnC family transcriptional regulator, with product MASLDETDMEILRLLSHNARLSYTDIGEEVDMSMPAVSDRIERLQDAGIINRFTIDIDRTQLGAGAQIFVQLDPGNSFDRLRSRLDESDAVEHVMVTAGGELWFNARAQVHNVHPWLDGLFEPAEDVEYTVTLIDGIEWQPSLDGTEFALTCAECGNTVDNEGASKWIDDRMHHFCCSTCQSQFEDRLNQIKEGV from the coding sequence ATGGCATCACTTGACGAAACTGACATGGAGATTCTGCGTCTCCTCAGTCACAACGCTCGGCTGTCGTATACCGACATCGGTGAGGAAGTCGATATGTCCATGCCAGCCGTCTCCGACCGAATAGAACGTCTCCAGGACGCCGGAATTATCAATCGGTTCACGATCGACATTGATCGAACACAACTCGGCGCAGGGGCACAGATATTTGTCCAACTCGATCCGGGGAACTCGTTTGACCGACTTCGGTCCCGACTCGATGAATCCGATGCAGTAGAACACGTGATGGTTACCGCTGGTGGTGAACTCTGGTTCAACGCGCGAGCGCAGGTCCACAACGTACATCCGTGGCTTGACGGACTCTTCGAACCAGCCGAGGACGTGGAGTACACCGTGACGCTCATCGACGGGATCGAATGGCAGCCGTCGCTTGATGGCACGGAGTTTGCACTCACGTGTGCAGAATGCGGGAACACCGTAGATAACGAAGGAGCGTCCAAGTGGATTGACGACCGAATGCACCATTTCTGCTGTTCCACCTGCCAGAGCCAGTTCGAAGACCGGTTGAATCAGATCAAAGAGGGAGTGTAA
- the trpD gene encoding anthranilate phosphoribosyltransferase translates to MQEYVERVTEGEDLTQSDARAASAAVFEGATEAQIGALLAALRAKGETEAEIAGFAEGMRDAARTIDPDREPLVDTCGTGGDDYNTINVSTTSAIVAAGAGVPVAKHGNYSVSSSSGSADVLEEVGVHVEAEPPAVEEAIEADGIGFMLAPVFHPAMKAVIGPRKELGMRTIFNVLGPLTNPAGADAQIVGVYDPELVPVLADALSRMDIDRALVVHGAGTDEIAIHGETRVAEVDGGSVAEYALEPADLGLTEHDIDDIAGGQPEENAADMRGIVDGDVTGAKRDVILANAGAAIYVAGEADSLEAGADAAREAIDSGSAARKLDRLRGATAEPVGEER, encoded by the coding sequence ATGCAGGAATACGTCGAACGAGTGACGGAGGGTGAAGATCTCACGCAATCGGACGCTCGAGCGGCTTCGGCGGCCGTTTTCGAGGGCGCGACGGAAGCACAGATCGGCGCGCTGCTTGCGGCGTTACGCGCGAAAGGAGAAACGGAGGCCGAAATCGCCGGATTCGCAGAGGGAATGCGCGACGCGGCCAGAACGATCGATCCCGACCGGGAGCCGCTGGTCGACACCTGCGGAACGGGTGGCGACGACTACAACACGATCAACGTCTCGACGACGAGCGCCATCGTCGCAGCCGGGGCCGGCGTTCCGGTCGCCAAGCACGGCAACTACTCGGTTTCGTCGTCGTCGGGCAGCGCCGACGTGCTCGAGGAAGTTGGCGTGCACGTCGAGGCCGAACCGCCGGCTGTCGAGGAAGCCATCGAAGCCGACGGCATCGGCTTCATGCTCGCACCGGTGTTCCACCCGGCGATGAAGGCCGTCATCGGGCCGCGCAAGGAACTCGGGATGCGGACGATATTCAACGTCCTCGGACCGCTGACGAATCCAGCCGGGGCTGACGCGCAGATCGTCGGCGTCTACGATCCGGAACTCGTCCCCGTTCTCGCGGACGCGCTGTCACGGATGGACATCGACCGCGCGCTAGTCGTCCACGGCGCGGGCACCGACGAGATCGCTATTCACGGCGAGACGCGCGTTGCGGAAGTCGACGGCGGCTCCGTCGCGGAGTACGCGCTCGAGCCCGCGGATCTCGGTCTCACGGAACACGATATCGACGACATCGCCGGTGGCCAGCCCGAGGAAAACGCGGCTGATATGCGCGGGATCGTCGATGGCGACGTGACCGGCGCGAAGCGCGACGTCATCCTCGCGAACGCCGGCGCGGCGATCTACGTCGCGGGCGAAGCGGACTCGCTCGAGGCGGGTGCCGACGCGGCCCGCGAGGCGATCGACTCCGGCTCTGCGGCGCGGAAACTCGACCGACTCCGCGGCGCGACGGCGGAGCCGGTCGGGGAGGAGCGATGA
- a CDS encoding adenosylcobalamin-dependent ribonucleoside-diphosphate reductase, which translates to MSDVELSAADLTLPIKRSDGDTLAERLTDNAYENILPARYLRKDANGDLIETQEDLFDRVGTNIALAEAVYEAEKRDLEITVTPDQLKPDHPRRDELAAEVFGEGVTAEDDVETVLTERNVNKFAYDTIVPELPDEVRTHVEDVAETFTDGMESLSFMPNSPTLMNAGNELQQLSACFVMSPDDDLSDIHETAKKAAEVFQSGGGVGYGFWQLRPYGDSVGSTGGIASGPITFMRTYDQLCETIAQGGTRRGAQMGIMRVSHPDVIEFIHAKNKDVSLAHTLRLNDPDDYTYTTFSEALEEARDLIDEDGRVPKHLRNAVEGHLSNFNISVGVTDDFMEAVQNDEEYTFTNPRTEEPHIATEETKEMYSRYDLGDHIEVGEPLSIPAELVWERIVQGAHENGEPGVIYLERVNKEHSFDVEKQDDHRMLATNPCGEQPLEEYEACNLGHINLSTLADLDAPDWRVWSDEHADEYDSQEAAVDAFLEEAIDFEEFDERIEYGTRFLENVVTMSDFPVEEIEEKVHDMRKIGLGVMGLAQLYVQLGIKYGSDEGNEVASQLMTHINHGAKAKSHELAEERGSFNDWNESKYANPTEYREWFEKQTGEDADDWANGFPIRNHNVTTIAPTGTTSMVGNTTGGCEPIYNVAYYKNVTDDVQGDEMLVEFDDYFLRVLEDNDIDIDAVKEEAEEQMATNQFDGVEGLSTVPDAIGELFVITSDVSAKQHAAVQCACQNGVDSAISKTVNAPNDSTLEDAKEVFEWVYENGGKGVTYYRDGTRSKQVLTTRADNADFADETEAAQALVEQIDEIFGGLEAFLESQEVQDVLEEDVDALLGDSRQPVQVDFTEKRERPDALQGVSQRIDTGYGKIYVTINEDPETGQPFELFANIGHSGGFTNSFTEALAKVISTSLRSGVDPEEIVDELCGTRSPKVAWDKGEQIQSIPDAIGTAMRRYLENEIDKPYPKQQTLEESADADLSEYNGPETDGGAAAAEGGVSADANADADDATQDLIDAGESPECPDCGSLALEFSEGCKTCNSCGWSEC; encoded by the coding sequence ATGAGCGACGTCGAACTCTCCGCGGCGGATCTGACGCTCCCGATCAAGCGGTCCGACGGGGACACCTTGGCGGAGCGATTGACCGACAACGCCTACGAGAACATTCTGCCGGCCCGCTATCTGCGGAAGGACGCCAACGGCGATCTGATCGAGACCCAAGAGGACCTCTTCGACCGCGTCGGCACGAACATCGCCCTCGCAGAGGCCGTCTACGAGGCCGAGAAGCGCGACCTCGAGATCACGGTCACGCCCGACCAGCTGAAGCCCGACCACCCGCGACGAGACGAACTCGCCGCGGAAGTCTTCGGGGAGGGTGTCACGGCCGAGGATGACGTCGAAACGGTCCTGACGGAGCGCAACGTCAACAAGTTCGCCTACGACACGATCGTTCCCGAACTCCCCGACGAGGTTCGAACCCACGTCGAGGACGTCGCCGAGACCTTTACCGACGGAATGGAGTCGCTCTCCTTTATGCCGAACTCGCCGACCCTGATGAACGCGGGCAACGAGCTCCAGCAGCTCTCGGCCTGTTTCGTTATGTCACCCGACGACGACCTCTCGGACATCCACGAGACCGCCAAGAAGGCGGCCGAAGTCTTCCAGTCCGGCGGCGGCGTCGGCTACGGCTTCTGGCAGCTGCGACCCTACGGCGACTCGGTCGGCTCGACCGGCGGCATCGCGTCGGGCCCGATCACCTTCATGCGGACCTACGACCAGCTCTGTGAGACTATCGCACAGGGCGGAACCCGCCGCGGTGCCCAGATGGGCATCATGCGCGTCTCCCACCCCGACGTCATCGAGTTCATCCACGCCAAGAACAAGGACGTCTCGCTCGCTCACACGCTGCGGCTGAACGACCCGGACGACTACACCTACACCACCTTCTCGGAGGCGCTCGAGGAAGCTCGCGACCTCATCGACGAGGACGGACGCGTCCCCAAGCACCTGCGGAACGCCGTCGAGGGCCACCTCTCGAACTTCAACATCTCCGTCGGCGTCACCGACGACTTCATGGAGGCCGTCCAGAACGACGAGGAGTACACCTTCACCAACCCGCGGACCGAGGAGCCCCACATCGCCACCGAGGAGACCAAGGAAATGTACAGCCGGTACGACCTCGGCGATCACATCGAGGTCGGCGAACCGCTCTCGATCCCCGCGGAACTCGTCTGGGAGCGCATCGTCCAGGGGGCCCACGAGAACGGCGAACCGGGCGTCATCTACCTCGAGCGAGTGAACAAGGAGCACTCCTTCGACGTCGAGAAGCAAGACGACCATCGGATGCTCGCGACGAACCCCTGCGGCGAACAGCCCCTCGAGGAGTACGAGGCCTGTAATCTCGGCCACATCAACCTCTCCACGCTGGCGGACCTCGACGCGCCCGACTGGCGCGTCTGGTCCGACGAGCACGCCGACGAGTACGACTCGCAGGAAGCGGCCGTCGACGCCTTCCTCGAGGAGGCCATCGACTTCGAGGAGTTCGACGAGCGCATCGAGTACGGCACGCGCTTCCTCGAGAACGTCGTCACGATGTCGGACTTCCCGGTCGAGGAGATCGAGGAAAAGGTCCACGACATGCGCAAGATCGGGCTGGGCGTCATGGGCCTGGCCCAGCTGTACGTCCAGCTCGGGATCAAATACGGCAGCGACGAGGGCAACGAAGTCGCCAGCCAGCTGATGACCCACATCAACCACGGCGCGAAGGCGAAGAGCCACGAGCTCGCCGAAGAGCGCGGGTCCTTCAACGACTGGAACGAGTCGAAGTACGCGAACCCCACCGAGTACCGCGAGTGGTTCGAGAAGCAGACCGGCGAGGACGCCGACGACTGGGCGAACGGCTTCCCGATCCGCAACCACAACGTCACGACCATCGCCCCGACCGGGACGACCTCGATGGTCGGCAACACGACGGGCGGCTGTGAACCGATCTACAACGTCGCCTACTACAAGAACGTCACCGACGACGTGCAGGGCGACGAGATGCTCGTCGAGTTCGACGACTACTTCCTCCGCGTCTTAGAGGACAACGACATCGACATCGATGCGGTCAAGGAAGAAGCCGAGGAGCAGATGGCGACGAACCAGTTCGACGGCGTCGAAGGCCTCTCGACGGTGCCGGACGCGATCGGCGAACTGTTCGTTATCACGTCCGACGTCTCGGCCAAACAGCACGCAGCGGTGCAGTGTGCCTGCCAGAACGGCGTCGACTCGGCCATCTCGAAGACGGTCAACGCGCCCAACGACTCCACGCTCGAGGACGCCAAGGAGGTCTTCGAGTGGGTCTACGAGAACGGCGGGAAGGGCGTCACCTACTACCGCGACGGCACCCGTTCGAAGCAGGTGCTGACGACGCGTGCCGACAACGCCGACTTCGCCGACGAGACCGAGGCCGCACAGGCCCTGGTCGAGCAGATCGACGAAATCTTCGGCGGCCTCGAGGCCTTCCTCGAGAGCCAGGAAGTTCAGGACGTCCTCGAGGAGGACGTCGACGCACTGCTCGGTGACAGTCGCCAGCCGGTTCAGGTCGACTTCACCGAGAAGCGCGAGCGACCCGACGCGCTGCAGGGCGTCAGCCAGCGCATCGACACCGGTTACGGGAAGATCTACGTGACGATCAACGAGGATCCCGAGACCGGTCAGCCGTTCGAGCTGTTCGCGAACATCGGTCACTCCGGTGGGTTCACGAACTCCTTCACCGAGGCGCTCGCGAAGGTCATCTCGACCTCGCTGCGTTCGGGCGTCGACCCCGAGGAGATCGTCGACGAACTCTGTGGTACTCGCTCGCCGAAGGTGGCCTGGGACAAGGGCGAACAGATTCAGTCCATCCCCGACGCCATCGGCACCGCGATGCGCCGGTACCTCGAGAACGAGATCGATAAGCCGTACCCGAAACAGCAGACGCTCGAGGAGTCGGCCGATGCGGACCTCAGCGAGTACAACGGGCCCGAGACCGACGGTGGCGCGGCCGCTGCGGAGGGCGGTGTGTCTGCGGATGCGAACGCCGACGCTGACGACGCGACGCAGGACCTCATCGACGCCGGCGAGTCGCCGGAGTGTCCCGACTGTGGCTCGCTCGCGCTCGAGTTCAGCGAAGGCTGCAAAACATGCAATAGCTGCGGCTGGTCGGAATGCTGA
- a CDS encoding AEC family transporter: MEVVGRLLALLVVLLVGAGLRTTGILDRRRTELLNAVAYYVALPALIFVSTYDRAVGDLLSPALLAGLLVVLFTTAGLAALVHRNRDSSARRSVAIVQSYHSNLGYLGLPLVAATFDASVTAVASVVLGVVTLTQLPLTILVLSTLNGADASIARELRGLATNPILATLIVGLAVGSLGISIPSSAATGLDAIGSLALPVALLCVGASLQVNVPSIDVGATAAVVALKICLMPALAWAVFSALAVDPATFTASVVMLGTPTAVSTFVFASELGGDREFASLNVFVTTLASVATLFVLITLVS, encoded by the coding sequence ATGGAAGTCGTCGGTCGGCTGCTGGCGCTGCTCGTCGTGTTGCTTGTCGGTGCCGGATTGCGGACGACCGGGATACTCGACCGGCGTCGGACCGAGCTGTTGAACGCCGTCGCCTACTACGTCGCGCTGCCGGCGCTGATCTTCGTCTCCACCTACGACCGGGCTGTCGGGGACCTCCTCTCGCCGGCGCTGCTCGCCGGACTCCTCGTTGTGCTGTTCACAACCGCAGGACTCGCCGCGCTCGTCCACCGGAATCGCGACTCGAGCGCCCGCCGGAGCGTCGCGATCGTCCAGTCGTATCACTCGAACCTGGGCTACCTCGGACTGCCGCTGGTCGCCGCGACGTTCGACGCGTCGGTGACGGCGGTCGCGAGCGTCGTGCTGGGCGTCGTGACGCTGACCCAGTTGCCGCTGACGATCCTCGTGCTCTCGACGCTCAACGGTGCCGACGCCTCGATCGCGCGCGAACTCCGCGGACTCGCGACGAACCCCATCCTGGCGACGCTGATCGTCGGCCTCGCGGTCGGCTCCCTCGGAATCTCGATCCCGTCGTCCGCCGCGACCGGTCTCGATGCGATCGGCTCGCTCGCCCTGCCCGTCGCGTTGCTCTGCGTCGGGGCGTCCCTGCAGGTCAACGTCCCCTCGATCGACGTCGGGGCGACCGCCGCCGTCGTCGCGCTCAAGATCTGTCTGATGCCCGCCCTCGCGTGGGCGGTCTTCTCCGCGCTGGCCGTCGATCCCGCGACGTTTACCGCCAGCGTCGTGATGCTCGGGACGCCCACCGCCGTCTCGACGTTCGTCTTCGCGAGCGAGCTCGGCGGTGACCGGGAGTTCGCGTCGCTGAACGTCTTCGTCACGACGCTCGCCTCCGTCGCGACGCTGTTCGTTCTGATCACGCTGGTCAGTTAG
- a CDS encoding HVO_2523 family zinc finger protein: MTVDGGAGSDGTGAAGSSNRATGAPRCPHCEAPMYKRHCKYVCPQHGVIIDCSDPFR, encoded by the coding sequence ATGACTGTAGACGGCGGGGCGGGGTCGGATGGGACCGGCGCGGCCGGCTCGAGCAATCGAGCGACCGGCGCGCCGCGTTGTCCACACTGCGAGGCTCCGATGTACAAACGCCACTGCAAGTACGTCTGTCCCCAGCACGGGGTCATCATCGATTGCAGCGACCCCTTCCGTTGA
- a CDS encoding MBL fold metallo-hydrolase, giving the protein MRITILADNTVARGIPKGLRGEWGFAAAIDDVLFDTGQSTAALDNARLLDVGTEFHNIVLSHAHYDHTQGLEAFLDAVESPTVYCHPDIWTERFIREPADGRTLDEPVRIGVPYSRAEVEAGADILEHRDPVAVSDGVFALGEIPRPHADNPVHLREEDGELVDDSVPDDQSVAVATTDGTALVLGCCHAGLRNTIEHAETVTDQDVRYVIGGTHLVARDADEIHELADWLDGKLDLFAGTHCTGFQAEKILSERLPDAFRSVGVGSSIELPPRT; this is encoded by the coding sequence ATGAGGATTACAATTCTGGCCGACAACACCGTTGCAAGAGGGATTCCGAAAGGCCTCCGCGGCGAATGGGGGTTTGCAGCGGCGATCGACGACGTACTGTTCGATACCGGCCAATCCACTGCCGCCCTCGACAATGCACGGCTGCTCGATGTCGGGACGGAGTTCCACAACATAGTGCTGAGTCACGCCCATTACGACCACACCCAAGGGCTCGAGGCGTTCCTCGACGCGGTCGAGAGTCCAACCGTCTACTGCCATCCCGATATCTGGACCGAGCGGTTCATCCGGGAACCGGCAGACGGGAGGACGCTGGACGAGCCGGTCCGTATCGGCGTCCCCTATTCTCGAGCCGAAGTCGAAGCAGGCGCGGACATTCTCGAACACCGCGATCCCGTGGCGGTGAGCGACGGCGTGTTCGCACTCGGTGAAATTCCCCGACCGCACGCCGACAATCCCGTCCATCTGCGCGAGGAGGATGGTGAACTGGTCGATGATTCAGTGCCGGACGATCAGTCGGTCGCCGTTGCAACCACTGACGGCACGGCCCTCGTTCTCGGGTGCTGTCATGCGGGTCTTCGAAATACCATCGAACACGCCGAGACAGTGACCGATCAGGACGTCCGCTACGTCATCGGTGGGACACATCTCGTCGCTCGTGACGCGGACGAAATCCACGAACTGGCGGACTGGTTAGACGGCAAACTCGATCTGTTCGCCGGAACCCACTGCACTGGCTTTCAGGCCGAGAAGATACTCTCAGAACGTCTCCCCGATGCGTTTCGTTCCGTTGGAGTCGGGAGTTCGATTGAACTGCCGCCGAGGACCTGA
- a CDS encoding YihY/virulence factor BrkB family protein translates to MEVPEPLITIYRTASDRDLTFLAAGFAYYAFVSLIPLILLALVVGSLIGGEQAAQRLITVAGDFLPASGEELVTAALTTESGRAEATIVALAVATWGALKVFRGLSLAFDKVYDEVAEDSIVDQIRDGLTVIVAGTGALALMIGIGAMLQVVADSVPFAGLLGWIVLLGGLVLVFLPIYYVLPPVPVELAEVLPGVIFAAVGWTVLQIGFQLYASNAGQYEAYGAVGAVLLFVTWLYFAGIIILVGAVLNVVRSRPAIAE, encoded by the coding sequence ATGGAGGTTCCGGAACCGCTCATTACTATCTATCGAACGGCGAGCGACCGCGATCTGACCTTTCTCGCGGCCGGCTTCGCCTACTACGCGTTCGTCTCGCTGATCCCGCTCATCCTGCTCGCGCTCGTCGTCGGCTCGCTGATCGGCGGCGAGCAAGCGGCCCAGCGGCTGATCACCGTTGCCGGAGACTTTCTCCCGGCGTCGGGCGAGGAGCTGGTTACCGCGGCGCTCACGACCGAATCCGGACGCGCGGAGGCAACCATCGTCGCGCTCGCCGTCGCCACGTGGGGTGCGCTCAAGGTTTTCCGCGGGCTGAGCCTGGCGTTCGACAAGGTCTACGACGAGGTGGCCGAGGACTCCATCGTCGACCAGATCAGAGACGGACTCACCGTGATCGTCGCCGGCACGGGCGCGCTCGCCCTCATGATCGGAATCGGCGCCATGCTTCAGGTCGTCGCCGACTCCGTTCCCTTCGCCGGTCTGCTCGGTTGGATCGTCCTGCTGGGCGGGCTCGTCCTCGTCTTCCTGCCGATCTACTACGTTCTGCCGCCGGTTCCCGTCGAACTGGCCGAGGTCCTCCCCGGTGTGATCTTCGCCGCCGTCGGCTGGACGGTCCTCCAGATCGGATTCCAGCTCTACGCGTCGAACGCCGGCCAGTACGAGGCGTACGGCGCCGTCGGTGCGGTCCTCCTGTTCGTCACTTGGCTCTACTTCGCCGGCATCATCATCCTCGTCGGTGCCGTTCTCAACGTCGTCCGATCGCGACCCGCAATCGCGGAATAG
- a CDS encoding phosphoribosylanthranilate isomerase translates to MTRVKVCGLTTESDLEAAVDAGADAVGIICDVPVDTPREVSLERAAALAAATPPFVTSVLVTMPAGPEEAIELVETIEPDAIQIHSDIRVGDLAYLRAKLEVELLLAVDADDATTAETYDDIVDGLVVDTAAEDGGGGTGRTHDWEQTRMAAADLESPLILAGGLTPENVGDAVRTVDPFAVDVASGVEKRGGVKDIDAVRSFVDRAKNARRPAQP, encoded by the coding sequence ATGACCCGCGTCAAGGTTTGCGGACTGACCACCGAATCCGACCTCGAGGCGGCGGTCGACGCGGGCGCGGACGCGGTCGGCATCATCTGTGACGTCCCGGTCGACACCCCGCGAGAGGTCTCGCTCGAGCGGGCTGCAGCGCTCGCGGCGGCGACGCCACCGTTCGTGACGAGCGTGCTGGTAACGATGCCAGCGGGGCCCGAGGAGGCGATCGAGCTGGTCGAGACGATCGAACCCGACGCGATTCAGATCCACAGCGACATCCGGGTCGGCGACCTCGCGTACCTGCGCGCGAAACTCGAGGTCGAGCTCCTGCTCGCGGTCGACGCCGACGACGCGACGACCGCCGAAACCTACGACGACATCGTCGACGGGCTTGTCGTGGACACGGCGGCCGAAGACGGCGGCGGCGGAACCGGTCGAACCCACGACTGGGAGCAGACCCGGATGGCCGCCGCGGACCTCGAGTCGCCGCTGATCCTCGCTGGCGGACTCACGCCCGAGAACGTCGGCGACGCGGTTCGGACCGTCGACCCGTTTGCCGTCGACGTGGCCAGCGGCGTCGAGAAACGCGGCGGCGTCAAGGACATCGACGCCGTGCGATCGTTCGTCGACCGAGCGAAGAACGCCCGCCGACCGGCACAGCCGTAA
- the trpG gene encoding anthranilate synthase component II: protein MSATATDEMDADTDGDGDANGKEDADPMTVLFVDNYDSFTYNLVEYVSQLPGTETEVLKNTASLEAVRAVDPDAIVISPGPGHPKNDRDVGVTMDVLRAVSPDVPTLGVCLGLEAAVYEYGGTIGRAPEPIHGKASAVDHDGDGVFEGLAQGFRAGRYHSLIATVVPDCFEVSATAEHGDHTLVMGVRHREHPLECVQFHPESVLTAVGHDIIENFLESV from the coding sequence ATGAGCGCGACCGCGACCGACGAGATGGACGCCGACACGGACGGGGACGGAGATGCGAACGGGAAGGAGGATGCGGACCCGATGACGGTCCTGTTTGTCGACAACTACGACTCCTTTACGTACAACCTCGTCGAGTACGTCAGCCAATTGCCCGGCACCGAAACCGAGGTCCTGAAGAATACGGCCTCGCTCGAGGCCGTGCGAGCCGTCGATCCCGACGCGATCGTCATCAGTCCGGGCCCGGGCCACCCGAAAAACGACCGCGACGTCGGCGTCACGATGGACGTGCTCCGAGCGGTTTCTCCCGATGTACCAACGCTCGGCGTCTGTCTCGGCCTCGAGGCCGCCGTCTACGAGTACGGCGGGACCATTGGCCGTGCTCCCGAACCGATCCACGGGAAGGCCTCCGCGGTGGACCACGACGGCGACGGCGTCTTCGAGGGCTTAGCGCAGGGCTTTCGCGCCGGCCGGTATCACTCGCTGATCGCGACCGTGGTCCCCGACTGTTTCGAGGTGTCGGCGACCGCGGAACACGGCGACCACACGCTCGTGATGGGCGTGCGCCACCGCGAGCATCCCCTCGAGTGCGTCCAGTTCCATCCGGAGAGCGTGCTCACGGCTGTCGGACACGATATCATCGAAAACTTCCTCGAGTCGGTCTGA